A stretch of the Actinomycetota bacterium genome encodes the following:
- a CDS encoding beta-lactamase family protein — MRMPVSAVPLSRRTGPVILRDLLPGTSRSVTAKPAVPNRLMSTRWLAGTCTADPRRPSSTMRRGVLPCITTWRAWSATRMRMVRCGSCFIWLPGNACATICWAVLPFTASEKASLRVSGAAWATEAASTRARPPAMRDRGVTLSNVAPVRWIGRNACSSAKWGSVIPMDAARAERIRAAMAKAAGSRWCGEFLASVVTDDEAPAIVHGSPDRPFFIASATKLYVTAIAARLRASGDLDWDAPFADYLTGTGVGGLCVVDGVDHTPLVTVRQLLAHTSGIPDYFEGRRPDGTNTFLQVLAEDFAWGLDDVIGWTREMPAPFAPGTPGRALYSDTNYQLLGAIIERVTGMSFAAAVQAHACDPLGLGDTWCMDASSRGRYDQVARFRVGDMLPAIPLAMSSVGADGGVVSTLRDSQRFLRALLAGELFDRAVIGEITAEWRRIFRPLRYGTGIMLFRLPRVMAPFGAPDFIGHSGASGTVMFGVAGTGTTIVLTTNQAERRDLPFRMMVSVARR; from the coding sequence ATGCGGATGCCCGTCTCCGCCGTGCCGCTGTCCAGGCGCACCGGGCCGGTCATCTTGCGCGACCTGCTGCCCGGCACGTCGAGGTCGGTCACCGCGAAGCCCGCCGTGCCGAACCGCTTGATGAGCACGCGGTGGTTGGCGGGCACCTGCACGGCCGATCCCCGGCGTCCTTCGTCCACCATGCGGAGGGGGGTCTTGCCCTGCATCACCACCTGGCGCGCCTGGTCGGCCACCAGGATGCGCATGGTGCGCTGCGGCAGCTGCTTCATCTGGCTGCCGGGGAACGCCTGCGCCACGATCTGCTGGGCCGTCTTGCCCTTCACGGCCAGCGAGAAGGCGTCGTTGCGCGTGAGCGGGGCCGCCTGGGCCACCGAGGCGGCCAGCACGAGGGCCAGGCCACCGGCGATGAGGGACCGGGGAGTCACCCTTTCCAACGTAGCACCGGTGCGGTGGATCGGGCGAAATGCCTGCTCATCCGCGAAATGGGGTAGCGTGATCCCCATGGACGCGGCGCGGGCGGAGCGCATCCGCGCGGCCATGGCCAAGGCCGCCGGATCGCGCTGGTGCGGGGAGTTCCTGGCGTCGGTGGTCACCGACGACGAGGCCCCGGCGATCGTGCACGGCAGCCCCGACCGGCCGTTCTTCATCGCGTCTGCCACCAAGCTGTACGTCACGGCGATCGCCGCCCGCCTGCGGGCGTCCGGCGACCTCGACTGGGACGCCCCGTTCGCCGACTACCTGACGGGCACGGGCGTGGGGGGCCTGTGCGTGGTGGACGGCGTGGACCACACGCCGCTGGTCACCGTGCGCCAGCTGCTCGCCCACACCTCGGGCATCCCCGACTACTTCGAGGGGCGGCGCCCCGACGGCACCAACACCTTCCTGCAGGTGCTGGCCGAGGACTTCGCCTGGGGCCTGGACGACGTCATCGGGTGGACGCGCGAGATGCCCGCGCCCTTCGCGCCGGGCACGCCGGGGCGCGCCCTCTACTCGGACACCAACTACCAGCTGCTCGGCGCCATCATCGAGCGGGTCACGGGCATGTCGTTCGCCGCCGCGGTGCAGGCCCACGCGTGCGATCCGCTGGGGCTCGGCGACACCTGGTGCATGGACGCCTCCTCACGCGGCCGCTACGACCAGGTGGCGCGCTTCCGGGTGGGCGACATGCTTCCCGCCATCCCGCTGGCGATGTCATCGGTGGGCGCCGACGGCGGCGTGGTCAGCACGCTGCGCGACTCCCAGCGGTTCCTGCGTGCCCTCCTCGCGGGCGAGCTGTTCGACCGGGCGGTGATCGGCGAGATCACCGCGGAGTGGCGGCGCATCTTCCGTCCCCTGCGCTACGGCACCGGCATCATGCTGTTCCGGTTGCCGCGCGTGATGGCGCCCTTCGGGGCCCCCGACTTCATCGGCCACTCGGGCGCGAGCGGCACGGTGATGTTCGGCGTGGCGGGCACCGGCACCACGATCGTGCTCACCACCAACCAGGCCGAACGGCGCGACCTGCCCTTCCGGATGATGGTGTCGGTGGCCCGGCGCTAG